The following proteins come from a genomic window of Populus nigra chromosome 6, ddPopNigr1.1, whole genome shotgun sequence:
- the LOC133697816 gene encoding uncharacterized protein LOC133697816, with product MKAQTKSINPLPGFEHKRDAYGFAVRPQHVQRYREYANIYKEEEEERSDRWQTFLEQQADSARLPMNGISSEKDIKELHAEAKEQETRNGSQKNIEGVDIRGEKPSSDVLLENVTEKDEKQPATSKKTHRIQIWTEIRPSLHAIEDMMSLRIKKKGNQSKDQQETKRERMVPPFEDAKSPKGAPEEDSEDEFYDVERSDLIQDAPASDGAPATGTASDALPLESSFPWKEELEVLVRGGVPMALRGELWQAFVGARARRVEKYYQDLLASETKSGNHADQQSDSNTKGSTTDTVCVQEKWKGQIEKDLPRTFPGHPALDNDGRNALRRLLTAYARHNPSVGYCQAMNFFAALLLLLMPEENAFWTLMGVIDDYFDGYYSEEMIESQVDQLVFEELVHERFPKLVNHLDYLGVQVAWVTGPWFLSIFMNMLPWESVLRVWDVLLYEGNRVMLFRTALALMELYGPALVTTKDAGDAVTLLQSLAGSTFDSSQLVFTACMGYQNVNETRLQELRNKHRQAVITTVEERTKGLQAWRDSQGLATKLYNFKHDPKSLLMETNKQTSGELSRSESGSTNADEVLISLTGDTEIDSVPDLQDQVAWLKDELCKLLEEKRSIVLRAEELETALMEMVKQDNRRQLSARVEQLDQEVSELRRALADKQEQENAMLQVLMRVEQEQKVTEDARIYAEQDASAQRFAAQVLQEKYEQALASLAEMEKRMVMAESMLEATLQYQSGQLKAQPSPRSSHLDSQTRGNQEPAQDIPARKIGLLARPFGLGWRDRNKGKPATVEDASDDKPSNEVQNPSVEQETNGISAHDKE from the exons ATGAAGGCCCAAACTAAATCTATTAACCCTCTCCCCGGCTTTGAACACAAGAG GGATGCGTATGGATTTGCGGTGAGACCGCAGCATGTACAAAGATACAGAGAATATGCTAATATCTACAAG gaggaagaggaggaaagaTCGGATAGATGGCAAACCTTCCTGGAACAGCAGGCAGATTCAGCTCGATTGCCAATGAATGGGATATCTTCTGAGAAAGATATCAAGGAATTGCATGCAGAAGCAAAAGAACAAGAGACCAGAAATGGCTCACAGAAGAACATTGAAGGAGTTGATATACGTGGTGAGAAACCTAGTTCTGATGTTTTACTGGAAAATGTTACAGAAAAGGATGAGAAACAGCCAGCAACCAGTAAAAAAACTCATAGGATCCAAATTTGGACCGAGATCAGACCATCCCTTCATGCCATTGAGGATATGATGAGTCTTCGCATCAAGAAGAAAGGCAATCAATCAAAAGACCAGCAAGAGACTAAAAGAGAAAGGATGGTACCTCCTTTTGAAGATGCTAAATCACCAAAAGGAGCACCTGAAGAAGATTCTGAAGATGAGTTTTATGATGTGGAAAGATCAGATCTGATTCAAGATGCACCTGCCAGTGACGGTGCCCCTGCCACAGGTACTGCTTCTGATGCACTGCCTCTAGAATCTTCATTTCCTTGGAAAGAAGAGCTGGAGGTCCTTGTACGCGGAGGAGTCCCAATGGCACTCAGGGGAGAG CTCTGGCAAGCATTCGTGGGTGCAAGGGCACGCCGAGTGGAGAAGTATTACCAGGATCTGCTTGCTTCAGAAACTAAATCCGGAAATCATGCAGACCAACAGTCAGACAGTAACACTAAAGGTTCAACTACTGACACTGTTTGTGTACAAGAGAAATGGAAAGGTCAGATCGAGAAG GATTTGCCTAGAACTTTCCCAGGTCATCCTGCATTGGACAATGATGGTAGAAATGCTCTGAGGCGATTACTGACAGCATATGCTCGACATAACCCCTCCGTTGGGTACTGTCAG GCCATGAATTTTTTTGCTGCCTTGTTACTACTTCTGATGCCTGAAGAAAATGCCTTTTG GACACTGATGGGTGTTATTGATGACTATTTTGATGGCTATTACTCAGAGGAAATGATAGAGTCACAG GTTGACCAACTTGTTTTTGAGGAGCTGGTGCACGAAAGGTTTCCGAAATTGG TCAACCATCTTGATTACCTGGGAGTGCAAGTTGCTTGGGTTACAGGGCCATGGTTCCTTTCCATATTCATGAATATGCTACCATGGGAAAGTG TTCTCCGAGTCTGGGATGTCCTCCTTTATGAAGGAAACCGTGTCATGCTATTTAGGACAGCACTTGCTTTGATGGAGTTATATG GCCCTGCATTAGTTACCACTAAGGATGCTGGAGATGCAGTTACTTTACTACAGTCACTGGCAGGCTCAACATTTGATAGCAGTCAACTTGTCTTCACAGCCTGCATGGGTTACCAAAATGTAAATGAAACCAGATTACAAGAGCTGAGAAATAAGCATCGGCAAGCTGTTATAACTACAGTTGAGGAAAGAACAAAGGGGCTTCAAGCTTGGAGGGATTCTCAGGGTCTGGCAACTAAGCTATATAATTTCAAGCATGATCCTAAGTCATTACTGATGGAAACAAATAAACAGACTAGTGGTGAATTATCTCGTTCAGAGTCTGGATCCACCAATGCAGATGAAGTTCTTATTAGCTTGACAGGGGACACAGAAATAGATAGTGTTCCAGATCTTCAAGATCAGGTAG CGTGGTTGAAGGATGAACTGTGCAAGTTGCTAGAGGAGAAAAGATCTATTGTACTCAG AGCTGAGGAGTTGGAGACAGCTTTGATGGAGATGGTCAAGCAGGATAATCGGCGGCAATTGAGTGCTAGG GTTGAACAGTTAGACCAAGAAGTTTCTGAGCTGCGGAGGGCTCTTGCTGATAagcaagaacaagaaaatgcCATGCTGCAG GTCTTAATGCGGGTGGAACAAGAGCAAAAGGTAACTGAAGATGCTCGCATATATGCTGAGCAAGATGCGTCAGCACAGAGATTTGCTGCTCAAGTGCTTCAG GAAAAGTATGAACAGGCCCTTGCGTCACTTGCTGAAATGGAGAAACGAATGGTTATGGCAGAATCAATGTTGGAGGCCACCTTGCAGTATCAATCTGGTCAACTTAAAGCACAACCTTCTCCACG ATCTTCACATCTAGATTCACAAACACGTGGAAATCAAGAGCCTGCACAAGATATACCTGCGAGAAAGATTGGTTTACTGGCTCGGCCGTTTGGACTTGGATGGCGTGACCGAAACAAG GGGAAACCCGCTACTGTTGAGGATGCAAGTGATGATAAGCCTTCGAATGAGGTGCAGAATCCAAGTGTTGAGCAGGAAACTAATGGCATTTCAGCACACGACAAGGAATAG
- the LOC133697819 gene encoding CDP-diacylglycerol--glycerol-3-phosphate 3-phosphatidyltransferase 2-like yields the protein MSDMGSENKIDDVGWYNHDSQDQPLSASPSMQIHNQQQQHSKFLTLPTVLTLGRVAAVPLLVATFYADSWWGRTATTSIFIVAAITDWLDGYLARKMKLGTAFGAFLDPVADKLMVAAALILLCSRPLEVAMSGELPWLFTVPATAIIGREITMSAVREWAASRNTQLLEAVAVNSLGKWKTATQMISLTILLAARDSSLEGPGILVPSGVILLYISAGLSVWSLAVYVSKIWKVLLK from the exons ATGTCCGATATGGGATCCGAGAATAAAATCGACGATGTAGGTTGGTATAACCATGACAGCCAAGATCAACCGCTGTCAGCATCACCGTCTATGCAGATTCACAATCAACAACAGCAACATTCTAAATTTCTAACTTTGCCTACCGTTTTAACCCTCGGTCGCGTCGCTGCTGTGCCGCTACTTGTTGCTA CATTTTATGCGGATAGTTGGTGGGGAAGAACTGCTACaacaagtatttttattgttgcagCAATCACTGATTGGCTTGACGGGTACCTTGCACGAAAG ATGAAGTTAGGCACGGCTTTTGGTGCTTTTTTGGATCCGGTAGCTGATAAG CTTATGGTTGCCGCCGCCTTGATCTTATTATGTTCTAGACCTTTGGAAGTTGCAATGTCAGGAGAACTACCTTGGCTGTTCACTGTACCCGCAACTGCAATTATTGGCCGGGAg ATAACCATGTCTGCAGTTAGAGAATGGGCTGCTTCACGGAATACCCAACTTTTAGAG GCTGTTGCTGTAAATAGCTTAGGGAAGTGGAAAACTGCTACCCAGATGATTTCACTAACTATCCTTTTGGCTGCTCGAGACAGCAG TCTTGAAGGACCAGGGATTTTAGTACCTTCTGGTGTCATTTTGCTTTATATCTCAGCAGGTCTTTCTGTATGGTCTTTAGCTGTATATGTGAGTAAGATATGGAAAGTATTGCTGAAGTAG